The Candidatus Poribacteria bacterium genome has a segment encoding these proteins:
- a CDS encoding 1,4-alpha-glucan-branching enzyme encodes MGKQHFTLKTVDGTALIKIDPLLKPYTAQLRERFAHYQRFKAEIEKTGGILGEISQGHQYFGFNRGENRGETGVWYREWAPGAHALALIGDFNGWDRGAHPMSVDDYGVWHLFLPDRNYADRLTHGSRVKVHVVSELGGLDRIPAYAQRVIQEGDADFTGQYWVPSYPYQWKHCVPRFDTHTESLRIYEAHIGMAQEAEKVGTFDEFTQNVLPRIADLGYNAVQLMAVMEHPYYASFGYHVSNFFAVSSRFGTPEELKALIDTAHGMGLRVIMDLVHSHAVKNLNEGLNRFDGTAHHYFHAGEKGEHTAWDSRCFDYSKYEVQRFLLSNIRYWLETYRFDGFRFDGITSMLYTDHGLDREFEGYADYFSADVELDAIAYLMLANEMVYAVNPTAISIAEDMSGMPGLARPIEEGGLGFDYRLAMGIPDYWIRLLKEKEDEDWHIGEIYGMLRNRRTGEKHIAYVESHDQAIVGDKTLAMQLMETELYTHMNVSTTSHRIARGIALHKLIRLLTFSLGGEGYLNFMGNEFGHPEWIDFPRAGNDNSYWYARRQWHLVDDDTLRYKHLNAFDRALQHLDATHPLLADESISLLYINENAKQIVYERGGLVFAFNFHPTASVTDWRIPVPQKKDYRLILNTDDIGYSGYGAVEGVHYPWQDVAMEGHTQSIQLYVPARSALVLATQIKNQKSTDTPM; translated from the coding sequence ATGGGAAAGCAACATTTCACGTTAAAAACGGTTGACGGCACTGCCCTCATCAAAATAGATCCGTTACTAAAACCGTATACGGCGCAGCTGCGTGAGCGGTTCGCACACTATCAACGTTTCAAAGCAGAGATTGAGAAAACTGGCGGCATCTTAGGCGAAATAAGCCAAGGACACCAATATTTCGGCTTCAATCGCGGGGAAAATAGGGGTGAGACTGGGGTCTGGTATCGCGAATGGGCACCGGGGGCACACGCCCTTGCCCTCATCGGCGACTTTAACGGCTGGGATCGCGGCGCGCATCCGATGTCCGTGGATGACTACGGCGTCTGGCATCTCTTCCTACCCGATAGAAACTACGCCGATCGGCTCACACACGGCAGTCGAGTCAAGGTGCATGTCGTATCAGAACTCGGTGGACTCGACCGAATCCCCGCTTACGCGCAGCGTGTTATTCAGGAGGGAGATGCCGATTTCACCGGACAGTATTGGGTGCCGTCCTATCCGTATCAGTGGAAACATTGCGTGCCTCGTTTCGATACCCACACCGAGAGCTTGCGGATCTACGAAGCACACATTGGTATGGCGCAGGAAGCAGAAAAGGTGGGAACGTTCGATGAGTTCACCCAAAACGTGTTACCCCGAATTGCAGATTTGGGCTATAACGCCGTGCAGCTGATGGCGGTCATGGAACATCCCTATTACGCGAGTTTCGGGTATCACGTGAGCAATTTCTTCGCGGTTTCCAGCCGTTTCGGGACACCGGAGGAACTCAAAGCACTGATTGATACCGCGCACGGTATGGGTCTACGGGTTATCATGGATCTGGTCCATAGCCATGCCGTCAAAAACCTCAATGAAGGATTGAACCGTTTCGACGGCACGGCACACCATTATTTCCACGCCGGTGAGAAGGGTGAACATACCGCATGGGATTCGCGATGTTTTGATTACAGTAAATACGAAGTGCAACGCTTTCTCCTGAGCAACATCCGCTACTGGCTGGAGACGTATCGGTTCGATGGATTCAGATTTGACGGCATTACAAGCATGCTTTATACCGACCACGGATTAGACCGAGAATTCGAGGGCTACGCGGATTATTTCAGTGCCGACGTCGAACTCGACGCTATTGCCTATCTGATGTTAGCAAACGAGATGGTTTACGCTGTCAACCCGACCGCAATTTCAATTGCTGAAGATATGAGTGGAATGCCGGGTCTCGCGCGTCCGATCGAGGAGGGTGGACTCGGCTTCGATTACCGGCTCGCAATGGGCATCCCAGACTACTGGATTCGGTTATTGAAAGAGAAAGAGGATGAAGACTGGCATATTGGCGAGATTTACGGCATGTTGCGCAACCGTCGGACCGGTGAGAAACATATCGCTTATGTTGAAAGCCATGACCAAGCCATCGTTGGGGATAAGACGCTTGCCATGCAACTCATGGAGACCGAACTTTATACGCACATGAATGTGTCCACAACAAGCCATCGCATCGCTCGTGGCATCGCGCTCCACAAACTCATCCGACTGCTGACCTTTAGTTTAGGGGGCGAAGGGTATCTCAACTTCATGGGGAACGAATTCGGACATCCTGAGTGGATCGACTTTCCGCGTGCGGGGAACGATAACTCCTACTGGTATGCGCGCAGGCAGTGGCACCTCGTCGACGATGACACCCTTCGCTACAAACACCTCAACGCTTTTGATCGCGCCCTGCAACACCTTGACGCAACCCACCCGCTGCTTGCCGATGAAAGCATCTCTCTTTTATATATTAACGAGAACGCAAAACAGATCGTCTATGAACGCGGGGGACTTGTTTTCGCCTTCAACTTCCATCCGACTGCCTCGGTCACAGATTGGCGTATCCCTGTGCCGCAGAAAAAGGACTATCGCCTTATTCTCAATACCGATGACATCGGTTACAGTGGCTATGGTGCTGTAGAGGGCGTGCATTATCCGTGGCAAGATGTCGCCATGGAGGGACATACGCAATCCATTCAGCTGTATGTCCCTGCCCGAAGTGCATTGGTATTAGCGACTCAGATAAAAAATCAGAAATCCACCGACACACCTATGTAA
- a CDS encoding phytanoyl-CoA dioxygenase family protein → MSNQTTTDAPVTMTPEQKFFFDLRGWILLPSVLSESEIEEMKAEVYAGARQSYQGALQTLLDHPAIVGVLSEILSEDPFVHEDCYGFRCEGSFTTVRPPGWDVSERGDNGLPHVVRPPQQANAMRYQVAGGKIFAGLTRVVWELEEVKSGQGATSFLSGSHKAHFNYGGPDRYRPNISESPWEANMREMMDDYSCPPGSVVIFTESLVHAANDWTNPSNPRCAVFNCYNSIWAQWHRLNLSHEIIETMPPRRQSLFRGTWAIGGGPGGNRAYSLDNNTT, encoded by the coding sequence ATGTCAAATCAAACCACTACGGACGCACCAGTGACGATGACCCCTGAACAAAAATTTTTCTTCGATCTCCGCGGTTGGATTCTGTTGCCGTCGGTATTATCGGAGTCGGAAATTGAAGAGATGAAAGCAGAAGTCTATGCCGGGGCGAGACAGAGTTATCAAGGGGCACTCCAAACGCTCCTCGACCATCCCGCAATTGTGGGCGTTCTGAGCGAGATTCTGTCCGAAGATCCTTTTGTGCACGAGGATTGCTATGGATTTCGATGTGAAGGGTCATTCACGACTGTGAGACCCCCGGGTTGGGATGTGTCGGAACGTGGCGATAACGGGCTCCCACACGTTGTGCGTCCACCACAACAGGCAAACGCGATGCGGTATCAAGTTGCTGGTGGCAAGATTTTCGCGGGACTGACGCGTGTCGTGTGGGAACTTGAGGAGGTAAAGTCAGGGCAAGGGGCTACCTCTTTTCTCAGTGGCTCGCATAAGGCGCACTTCAATTACGGAGGTCCTGACCGGTATCGTCCGAATATCAGTGAGTCGCCCTGGGAAGCGAATATGCGCGAAATGATGGACGACTACAGTTGCCCACCCGGTTCTGTTGTGATCTTCACCGAAAGTCTCGTCCATGCAGCGAATGATTGGACAAATCCCTCGAACCCTCGGTGTGCAGTCTTCAATTGTTACAACTCCATCTGGGCGCAATGGCATCGGCTCAACCTGAGCCACGAGATCATTGAAACGATGCCACCGAGGCGGCAGTCATTGTTCCGAGGCACATGGGCAATCGGCGGCGGTCCCGGCGGAAACCGTGCGTATTCGTTGGATAATAACACCACGTAG